One Megalops cyprinoides isolate fMegCyp1 chromosome 17, fMegCyp1.pri, whole genome shotgun sequence DNA window includes the following coding sequences:
- the znf292b gene encoding zinc finger protein 292b, producing MADGEAEQDRCAQSSTSAAAAAALRERLQELAAALKDSPDSPEQSASQYCQDFCQTLVEYAGRWRIEQDPLPLMEVYTVALLSYARATPCLSSRCENVSIVLERLTLSCVELLLSLPQNVPSALWEEFQSSVQAAHTLLQRSGNSQLCVLSAVAQQTGVWAHPTLRRLLSQETPETKRVHEFLALEGPVLSEMRIKHLIKESQVAKATLLAKACSEYPGFEGKGHFKQTYLVCLCATEPQESLMQELSKVDCRDALEMICNLESDGDEKGALCLCSAFLTRQLLQGDMYCAWELTLFWSKLLKRLESSPQTFLDRCRQMSLLSKTVYHILFLIKVIQSEMDDVGLPVCIELCIRALQMESSDSGNTKATICKTISCLLPSDLEVKRACQLTEFLLEPTVDSYYAVETLYNEPDQKLEEESLSVPNSLRCELLLVFKTQWPFDPEFWDWKTLKRHCLALMGEEASIVSSIDELNDSENPEGPEDEDAGKGLGEYRDQTESFWDTTNELNEMEDERKKKREIKKLREKGFISARFRNWQAYMQYCVLCDKEFLGHRIVRHAQTHVKDGVYSCPICADTFDSKEVLMPHVASHVKQSCKERLAAMKTSKKLASASKAANPDSAALKDKAKAKDGLNSDDGLDANNDENYEALRLAKAEFSAVKADGTEEYTCPVVNCRKGFKYYRNLIAHVKAHRNSDEAKRYLEMQSKKVVCHYCRRQFVSVTHLNDHLQVHCGVRPYICIQLNCKASFVSSSELLVHRKEHAVFKAKCMFPDCGRVFNEAYMLYDHEAQHYKTFTCKTPGCGKIFHAQSQLDLHQEEHVKKEEDPPSPEGQTPLQDKAEPQCGSDEQEPNHSACVNAELPHDQASRLQGAAEQSSSSSADEVSSHPRGPVKVKHSVENMLNPAQGPMHEPEHSLPFKTEPPDLERPSFPLPCSDGSINQSSVNTHSSGSNQPELPNSASSLLYDLRNVASQGLTIPPVPHPCVIQETRTPSHPNMLQGQAQLMFPNDQNALPSEGNEERNRDSPNCTGPVPAQHSGMFLPNHPATNQAPHHMSAMIAGIPPRPASQAVLPQTVPLPAGGAGMTNAVSQPPCNTSAVHAEGEKERHNCAFETCTRNYSSYRSVTKHMKAAHPEFYVEWKLAKRNNKLAKTGVRNMSAGGKSSVVTASQDSRGTSLPVPVTQMRNIAGQPLPYPAGCPNPAVSNSSFSTHSAPVTSQSLPNQMENILNPILLSQLGGSPNQPNSVQSQIGPSLPWPAQPGNNPDLSQQASCPPHMMTSHMQALPSQPFSSHINTSSAGRRIDPQHSEVGRSSLQGPHSETADPFLQSQVDSGSRLSQTMSGESLHPSCVSDFTGAMIPGAPPQMEMANQGFGHIETPGQIMPSNMDGLANSLLTSAMDNMPHPVLPSYLGSLKDPVLSDQLDNSANSLFPPQNQNSSFSNFNSPDRMISAQLQNNIQSDYPAQGNSNLQINTDVGPPESMNASRMDGINTAVTKTKRNKRAKWPAIIKDGKFICCRCFREFPSPKSLGGHLSKRSHCKAFDETDLTADLPTSFLDLLNSPHVLNTHQQPVSSSFSPNAAMKDHPGHSLASCHLEPRFFPNVSFPQANGSAYSNDGEQNEEVLKQVLDNPAIPNLFESSGIPQQTYQNPCGSYPPDGCLPESTVIQHTGNLQNKTDTESHREDFIKSDFGNSDFSDPLLSQLLSDNNSAVSLNSLPTDHLNQILRAETLMKLREVKGNGGDPQPGALSNDGLLAAMASLAQNLMTNPLLQITSPDPQKPPLTQSTSQDDSAKKKSEKNVKKKLREQILAGDISRRGNLPQVPNADTNASMRNCELQSPPAGVPKSLSGGSQTSEPSTAIQITSNGERGAGVSSGVAASVPPPQSDGAVPSQARPNGDSSQTPETSVLGGTLTNDDNPAVAPSPTNEDRMVIEIQRALERLDLNSEVSEDAQLMNNSSSNDVISNNIESLMLNSTVANDMQVPESFVKPFACESEGCNYRAMTKDALFKHLSKTHSYTDEMIIEIKKNHGKFAPFRCQMCSKTFTRNSNLRAHCQTVHSLSHEEMVKLKIKRQCNKKPEMEVSNHQVGTVVSTPTCVQHTASVNHAAANENIMQQCASTDGRQERLDVPSVQNQVYTQEWVKQEYQSQTFEKQSPMSLAVPELPQDNCHPVGLPVQPAQSIPMNKLSTGGQAPQTVAVIGYPMEGQSAVIAPVVDQCSQGQHAAVPSIPGQCLAGPPPVGFAPAGSSPVRQVSTGLLQSEPIQTGTSFPEKTKKPKVTKPRTVKPKTEKTDVDSQKKPKEKKPVGKSSEAGEGFSPYRPYRCVHQGCVAAFTIQHNLILHYRAVHQSALPKFEENSEDEPEDQQEEQQEVKKECEVEAEELTEVNEFRCQVKDCSRIFQMVTSLLQHYLQLHKFTLDKAGALMSTINLGRFQCDQPDCSAFFTAFWKYIGHIETDHKEAKLSKVEPVEGLFRCEVEGCDRAYATRSNLLRHTMKKHHDLYKLQLMKQRRDKEREKLIPKRSQISAVKNNNEKENMQDNKKPIQKGQNDKKKSDEEKSNHWTKYGKPSLKSKEEASSMCTKKFPLQYPCMIKGCESVVSSERNILRHYIRHGLAERYLEEQRSHFIFCKKFSRSRYRDRFPRSDDTEKSEDSSTESSENEDGPETEPRGSETESSKPASGKEEPELSDFKQSTDESSESKSVASVVVKRKRGRPPKASREEAAPVSHRKTSERLRVTRSNAVSCLENGSDSAPNAALAQEKQPEQTLALSSFKPMGFEVSFLKFLEESTEPTRPPKRPNSEDISAEIALKRHQTIQLKTATVLCKRSDVYIQPRDTPNRIDFKNPQKITSLKNVKIVVDKTFSKGMDHLLKQLQEMRPIVILQK from the exons ATGGCGGACGGAGAGGCCGAGCAGGATCGCTGcgcacagagcagcaccagcgcagcggcggcggcggcccTGCGGGAACGTCTGCAGGAATTAGCCGCAGCCTTGAAGGACAGCCCGGATTCTCCGGAGCAGTCCGCCTCTCAGTATTGCCAGGACTTCTGCCAG ACCCTGGTGGAGTACGCCGGCCGATGGAGGATCGAACAGGATCCCCTGCCTCTAATGGAGGTGTACACAGTGGCCCTCCTAAGCTACGCCCGCGCCACGCCCTGCCTGTCCTCCCGGTGTGAAAACGTATCCATAGTACTTGAAAGGCTGACCCT GAGCTGCGTGGAGCTGCTGCTCTCATTGCCTCAGAATGTTcccagtgcattatgggaggaGTTTCAGTCTTCCGTGCAA gcAGCCCACACTCTGCTACAGCGGAGCGGGAACTCGCAGCTGTGCGTGCTGTCCGCCGTGGCGCAGCAGACCGGCGTGTGGGCCCACCCCACGCTGCGCCGCCTCCTCTCCCAGGAAACGCCCGAAACCAAGAGAG ttcACGAGTTTCTGGCACTGGAAGGACCTGTTCTGTCAGAGATGCGGATAAAGCACCTTATAAAAGAGAGCCAGGTGGCGAAGGCTACGCTGCTGGCAAAGGCCTGCTCAGAGTATCCCGGGTTTGAAGGAAAAGGCCACTTTAAACAGACTTACCTGGTCTGTCTGTGCGCAACGGAACCTCAGGAGTCCCTAATGCAGGAG CTGTCTAAGGTGGACTGCAGGGACGCCCTGGAAATGATCTGCAACCTGGAGTCAGACGGGGACGAGAAGGGCGCCCTCTGTTTGTGCTCGGCCTTCCTAACACGGCAGCTCCTCCAGGGAGACATGTACTGTGCCTG GGAGCTGACGCTCTTCTGGAGCAAGCTGCTCAAACGGCTGGAGTCATCGCCGCAGACGTTTCTGGACAGATGTCGACAGATGTCCCTGCTGTCCAAAACCGTCTACCACATCCTGTTCCTCATCAAGGTCATCCAGTCTGAG aTGGACGATGTGGGACTGCCCGTGTGCATTGAGCTGTGCATAAGAGCCCTGCAGATGGAATCGAGTGACAGCGGCAACACCAAGGCCACCATCTGCAAAACCatctcctgcctgctgccctctgACCTGGAAGTGAAACGGGCCTGCCAGCTGACGGAGTTCCTCCTGGAGCCCACGGTGGACTCGTACTACGCGGTGGAGACGCTCTACAACGAGCCGGACCAGAAGTTGGAGGAGGAGAGCCTCTCTGTGCCCAACTCTCTGCGCTGcgagctgctgctggtgttcaAGACCCAGTGGCCCTTCGACCCCGAGTTCTGGGACTGGAAGACGTTGAAGAGGCACTGTCTGGCCCTCATGGGCGAGGAGGCGTCCATCGTGTCCTCCATCGACGAGCTGAACGACAGCGAGAACCCCGAGGGGCCCGAGGACGAGGACGCGGGCAAGGGCCTCGGGGAGTACCGGGACCAAACGGAGAGCTTCTGGGACACCACGAACGAGCTCAACGAGATGGAGGACGAGAGGAAGAAAAAGCGGGAGATTAAGAAACTGAGGGAGAAGGGGTTCATATCGGCCCGGTTTCGGAACTGGCAGGCGTACATGCAGTACTGCGTTCTGTGCGACAAGGAGTTCCTCGGGCACAGGATCGTGCGGCACGCGCAGACGCACGTCAAAGACGGAGTTTACAGCTGCCCGATATGCGCCGACACTTTCGACTCGAAGGAGGTGCTGATGCCGCATGTGGCGTCGCACGTGAAGCAGTCCTGCAAGGAGCGGCTCGCTGCCATGAAGACCAGTAAGAAACTGGCAAGCGCTTCAAAAGCGGCCAATCCTGACTCTGCCGCTCTGAAGGATAAAGCTAAGGCAAAAGACGGACTTAATTCTGACGACGGTCTGGATGCTAACAACGATGAGAATTACGAAGCGTTAAGACTGGCCAAGGCCGAGTTTTCTGCGGTCAAGGCAGATGGCACGGAGGAATACACGTGCCCCGTGGTCAACTGCAGAAAGGGTTTCAAGTACTATAGGAATCTTATCGCCCACGTGAAGGCGCACAGAAACAGTGACGAGGCTAAACGTTACCTGGAGATGCAGAGCAAAAAGGTGGTGTGCCATTACTGCCGTCGACAGTTTGTCAGCGTCACACACCTTAACGACCACCTGCAGGTGCACTGTGGCGTCAGGCCGTACATTTGCATACAGCTTAACTGCAAAGCCAGCTTTGTTtccagctctgagctgctcGTTCACAGGAAAGAGCATGCTGTGTTTAAGGCTAAGTGCATGTTTCCCGATTGCGGGAGGGTGTTTAACGAGGCGTACATGCTGTACGATCACGAAGCACAGCACTACAAGACCTTCACCTGCAAGACTCCGGGCTGTGGAAAAATATTCCACGCTCAGTCTCAGCTGGATTTGCACCAGGAAGAACACGTTAAAAAGGAGGAGGATCCCCCCAGTCCTGAGGGCCAGACTCCTTTGCAGGATAAGGCTGAACCTCAGTGTGGGTCCGACGAGCAGGAACCAAACCACTCCGCTTGTGTCAATGCAGAACTGCCTCATGATCAGGCTTCTCGGCTGCAAGGAGCAGCTGAACAGAGCTCATCAAGCTCTGCAGACGAGGTTTCCTCGCACCCCCGGGGCCCTGTAAAAGTGAAGCACTCTGTTGAGAACATGCTGAACCCAGCTCAGGGTCCCATGCATGAGCCGGAGCACAGTTTGCCGTTCAAAACCGAGCCCCCAGACTTAGAAAGGCCATCATTCCCGTTACCGTGTTCTGATGGGTCCATTAACCAGTCTTCTGTGAACACTCACTCCTCAGGCTCAAATCAACCCGAGCTGCCTAACTCAGCATCGTCTCTCCTTTATGATCTGAGGAATGTGGCTTCACAGGGTCTGACTATCCCACCAGTTCCACATCCATGTGTCATCCAGGAAACTCGCACACCATCACACCCGAACATGTTACAGGGCCAAGCCCAGTTAATGTTTCCAAATGATCAGAATGCTCTACCTAGTGAgggaaatgaagaaagaaacagagacagtcCCAACTGCACAGGACCAGTGCCTGCACAACATTCAGGCATGTTTCTACCGAACCACCCAGCCACCAACCAAGCCCCCCATCACATGTCTGCCATGATAGCTGGGATTCCCCCACGTCCCGCCTCCCAAGCCGTTCTTCCACAGACTGTCCCTCTGCCAGCAGGCGGGGCAGGAATGACAAACGCAGTTTCACAGCCTCCGTGCAACACCAGCGCTGTGCACGCCGAAGGCGAGAAGGAGAGGCACAACTGTGCGTTTGAGACATGCACTCGAAACTACAGCTCTTACAGGAGCGTCACCAAGCATATGAAAGCTGCACACCCTGAGTTCTATGTAGAATGGAAGTTAGCCAAGAGGAACAATAAACTCGCTAAGACAGGTGTACGCAACATGTCAGCTGGAGGGAAGTCCAGTGTGGTCACAGCGTCGCAGGACAGCAGAGGGACCAGCCTCCCCGTCCCTGTAACGCAGATGCGTAACATAGCTGGCCAGCCTTTGCCGTACCCAGCAGGGTGTCCAAACCCTGCTGTTTCAAACTCATCCTTCTCCACACATTCAGCACCTGTCACGAGTCAGTCTTTGCCCAaccaaatggaaaacattttaaacccTATATTACTCTCCCAGTTGGGAGGTTCTCCAAATCAACCTAATTCGGTGCAGTCGCAAATTGGGCCGAGTTTGCCATGGCCTGCACAGCCTGGGAATAATCCAGATCTTTCCCAGCAGGCCAGCTGCCCTCCTCACATGATGACCTCACACATGCAAGCTCTTCCCAGTCAGCCTTTCTCTTCCCATATCAACACGTCCAGCGCCGGGCGGAGAATAGATCCCCAACACAGTGAAGTTGGTCGCTCCTCATTACAGGGTCCGCACTCTGAGACCGCTGATCCCTTCCTGCAGTCGCAGGTCGACAGTGGCTCGAGACTTTCGCAGACGATGTCTGGAGAGAGTTTGCATCCCTCTTGCGTTTCGGATTTCACAGGTGCCATGATCCCAGGTGCCCCCCCTCAGATGGAGATGGCAAACCAAGGATTCGGCCACATTGAGACGCCCGGTCAAATCATGCCATCGAATATGGACGGGCTTGCAAACTCCCTGTTGACATCAGCTATGGACAACATGCCCCACCCTGTGTTGCCTTCTTACTTGGGAAGTCTGAAGGATCCTGTTTTGTCAGATCAGCTAGATAATTCTGCAAATTCTTTGTTCCCACCTCAGAATCAGaacagttcattttcaaatttcaactCTCCAGATAGAATGATCAGTGCACAATTGCAGAATAACATACAGTCAGATTATCCTGCGCAAGGAAATTCCAATTTGCAGATAAACACAGATGTTGGCCCTCCAGAAAGTATGAATGCCTCTAGAATGGATGGCATAAACACAGCTGTTACAAAAACCAAGCGTAACAAAAGGGCAAAGTGGCCTGCCATCATTAAAGATGGGAAGTTCATCTGCTGCAGGTGTTTCAGGGAATTCCCAAGCCCCAAATCACTCGGTGGTCATTTGTCCAAGCGGTCCCATTGTAAAGCATTTGATGAGACTGACCTAACCGCAGATTTGCCGACATCATTTCTTGATCTTCTCAATTCACCACATGTATTGAATACTCACCAGCAACCGGTATCTTCCAGTTTTAGCCCAAATGCAGCTATGAAGGATCACCCTGGTCATTCATTAGCTAGTTGCCACTTAGAGCCAAGGTTTTTTCCAAACGTCAGCTTTCCACAAGCTAACGGCTCAGCTTATTCAAATGATGGTGAGCAAAATGAGGAGGTTCTGAAGCAGGTTCTGGACAATCCGGCTATTCCAAATCTTTTTGAGTCTTCTGGAATTCCACAACAGACATACCAGAATCCCTGTGGTTCTTATCCACCTGATGGTTGTTTGCCAGAAAGCACAGTCATACAGCACACTGGAAATCTCCAGAATAAGACAGACACCGAATCCCACAGGGAGGATTTCATCAAGTCGGACTTTGGCAATAGCGATTTTTCCGATCCTCTTCTTTCTCAGTTACTGTCTGACAACAACTCTGCAGTTTCGTTGAATAGTCTGCCCACAGACCATTTGAATCAAATACTTAGAGCTGAAACTTTGATGAAACTGAGAGAGGTGAAGGGGAATGGTGGAGACCCCCAGCCAGGCGCACTGTCGAATGATGGCCTCCTAGCTGCAATGGCCAGTCTGGCACAGAACCTTATGACAAACCCCCTGTTGCAGATCACCTCACCTGACCCTCAGAAGCCACCACTCACGCAGAGCACCTCTCAGGATGACTCTGCGAAGAAAAAATCTGAGAAGAATGTCAAGAAGAAACTGCGGGAGCAGATTTTAGCTGGAGACATCAGTAGAAGGGGGAATCTGCCTCAAGTGCCCAATGCTGATACAAACGCCAGCATGCGGAACTGTGAGTTACAGAGTCCCCCAGCTGGTGTCCCAAAAAGTTTGAGTGGCGGCAGCCAGACTTCTGAACCCTCCACAGCGATTCAGATCACTTCTAACGGTGAGAGAGGGGCTGGGGTGAGCAGCGGGGTGGCTGCATCTGTGCCCCCTCCGCAGAGTGATGGAGCTGTGCCAAGTCAGGCTAGACCAAACGGGGATTCCTCACAGACCCCTGAAACATCTGTTTTGGGGGGCACTCTGACCAACGATGACAATCCAGCAGTCGCTCCCTCACCCACAAATGAGGACAGAATGGTCATTGAAATTCAGAGAGCTTTGGAGAGGCTGGACCTAAACTCGGAAGTGAGCGAGGATGCTCAGCTCATGAATAATTCCAGTAGTAATGATGTGATCTCAAATAACATTGAATCCCTCATGCTGAATTCCACCGTTGCTAACGACATGCAGGTGCCTGAAAGCTTTGTCAAGCCGTTTGCGTGTGAAAGCGAGGGCTGCAATTACAGGGCCATGACAAAGGACGCTCTGTTCAAACACCTCAGCAAAACCCATAGCTATACAGATGAAATGATTATTGAAatcaaaaaaaatcatggaaagTTTGCACCGTTCCGCTGTCAGATGTGCAGCAAGACGTTCACTCGGAACTCCAACCTCAGAGCACACTGTCAGACGGTCCACAGCTTATCTCATGAGGAGATGGTTAAGCTGAAAATAAAACGTCAATGTAACAAAAAGCCTGAAATGGAGGTGAGCAATCACCAAGTAGGCACAGTTGTAAGTACTCCTACGTGTGTTCAACACACCGCCTCTGTGAACCATGCAGCAGCTAACGAGAATATTATGCAGCAATGTGCATCTACAGATGGGAGACAAGAGAGGTTAGATGTGCCCTCTGTGCAAAATCAAGTTTACACACAAGAGTGGGTGAAACAGGAGTATCAGTCACAAACTTTTGAGAAACAGAGTCCCATGAGCCTAGCTGTTCCAGAATTACCTCAAGATAATTGTCACCCGGTGGGCCTACCAGTGCAACCAGCACAAAGTATCCCCATGAATAAGCTGTCAACAGGTGGACAAGCTCCACAGACAGTGGCTGTGATCGGATACCCAATGGAGGGGCAGTCTGCAGTGATTGCCCCTGTAGTTGACCAGTGTTCACAGGGGCAGCATGCAGCAGTCCCATCCATACCTGGCCAGTGCCTAGCGGGGCCACCTCCAGTTGGCTTTGCACCTGCTGGAAGCTCACCTGTGAGACAGGTGTCAACTGGGCTTCTTCAGTCAGAGCCCATCCAGACTGGCACCTCTTTcccagagaaaacaaagaagcCTAAGGTCACTAAGCCAAGAACAGTGAAGCCTAAaactgaaaagactgatgttgACAGCCAGAAAAAGCCTAAAGAGAAGAAGCCAGTGGGTAAGAGCAGTGAAGCAGGTGAGGGTTTCAGCCCGTACAGGCCATACCGCTGTGTCCACCAGGGGTGCGTAGCGGCCTTCACTATCCAGCATAATTTAATCCTTCATTACCGCGCTGTGCATCAGTCTGCCCTGCCTAAATTTGAGGAGAACAGTGAGGATGAACCGGAAGACCAACAGGAGGAACAGCAGGAGGTCAAAAAGGAGTGTGAGGTTGAGGCGGAGGAGTTGACAGAGGTGAACGAGTTCAGGTGTCAGGTCAAAGACTGTTCCAGGATATTCCAAATGGTGACAAGCTTGCTGCAACATTATCTTCAGCTGCACAAATTCACCCTGGATAAAGCAGGTGCTCTGATGTCCACCATTAACCTGGGTAGGTTCCAGTGCGATCAGCCAGACTGCAGTGCGTTCTTCACTGCTTTCTGGAAATATATTGGGCATATCGAAACAGATCACAAAGAGGCTAAACTGTCCAAGGTCGAACCAGTGGAAGGCCTGTTCAGGTGCGAGGTTGAGGGCTGTGACCGCGCCTACGCAACGCGGTCCAACTTGTTGCGACACACCATGAAAAAACACCACGACCTCTATAAACTCCAGCTGATGAAGCAGCGGagggataaagagagagagaaacttaTTCCCAAGAGGTCTCAGATCAGTGCggtcaaaaacaacaatgagAAGGAGAACATGCAGGACAACAAAAAACCCATCCAAAAGGGACAAAACGACAAAAAGAAAAGCGACGAGGAGAAGAGCAACCACTGGACAAAGTACGGAAAGCCCTCTCTGAAATCAAAGGAGGAGGCCTCCTCCATGTGTACCAAGAAGTTTCCCTTGCAATACCCGTGCATGATAAAGGGTTGTGAGTCTGTGGTGAGCTCAGAGCGCAACATACTGAGGCACTACATTAGACACGGTCTCGCAGAGCGGTACCTAGAGGAACAGAGGAGCCACTTCATATTCTGCAAGAAGTTCTCGCGTTCCCGCTACAGAGACCGGTTTCCCCGGAGCGACGACACAGAGAAGTCTGAGGACAGTTCCACGGAGTCGTCGGAGAACGAAGATGGGCCAGAGACGGAGCCGAGGGGAAGCGAGACGGAGAGTTCCAAACCCGCCTCCGGGAAGGAGGAGCCTGAGCTGTCCGACTTCAAGCAGTCCACCGACGAGAGCTCGGAATCCAAATCCGTCGCCTCCGTGGTGGTCAAGAGGAAGAGGGGGCGGCCGCCAAAGGCAAGTCGTGAAGAAGCTGCGCCGGTTAGTCACAGGAAGACGTCGGAGAGACTGAGAGTCACGAGGAGCAACGCAGTCAGTTGTTTGGAGAACGGGTCAGACTCCGCCCCCAACGCTGCCCTGGCCCAGGAGAAGCAACCTGAACAAACCTTAGCGCTGAGCTCCTTTAAGCCCATGGGGTTTGAAGTGTCCTTCCTAAAGTTCCTGGAGGAATCTACAGAACCCACAAGACCTCCAAAAAGGCCAAACAGCGAGGACATCTCTGCTGAGATAGCACTTAAACGGCACCAAACCATTCAGCTGAAAACCGCCACCGTCTTGTGCAAAAGGTCAGACGTGTATATACAACCAAGAGACACCCCAAATCGTATAGACTTCAAAAACCCTCAAAAAATAACGTCTTTGAAGAATGTGAAAATCGTGGTGGATAAGACCTTTTCAAAGGGCATGGATCATTTGCTGAAACAGCTTCAAGAAATGCGACCTATAGTGATACTTCAGAAATAG
- the gjb7 gene encoding connexin 28.8 — MNWGFLENVLSGVNRYSTVVGRIWLSVVFIFRILVFVAAAEQVWKDEQRDFVCNTQQPGCENVCFDHFFPISQVRLWALQLIVVSTPSLLVALHVAYREHRESRHGRKLYEDKGRIDGGLLCTYLVSLAFKTAFEVGSLLAFYFLYSGFDVPRLLRCSLSPCPNTVDCYISKATEKKVFLYIMGCTSILCIVLNVCETVYIVSKQCWRCFSKRYIPIEEKTRCHCHHPPAGVTAVPAPQLTSPRKDEGSLPSPQAEKGAP, encoded by the coding sequence ATGAACTGGGGCTTTCTGGAGAACGTCCTGAGCGGGGTGAACAGGTACTCCACGGTGGTCGGGCGCATCTGGCTCTCGGTGGTCTTCATCTTCCGCATCCTGGTCTTCGTGGCGGCGGCGGAGCAGGTGTGGAAGGATGAGCAGAGGGACTTTGTGTGCAACACGCAGCAGCCGGGCTGCGAGAACGTCTGCTTCGACCACTTCTTCCCCATCTCCCAGGTGCGCCTGTGGGCGCTGCAGCTGATCGTAGTGTCCACACCCTCCCTGCTGGTGGCGCTGCACGTGGCCTACCGCGAGCACCGCGAGAGCCGGCACGGCAGGAAGCTCTACGAGGACAAGGGCCGCATCGACGGCGGCCTGCTATGCACCTACCTGGTCAGCCTGGCCTTCAAGACGGCCTTCGAGGTGGGATCCCTGCTGGCCTTCTACTTCCTGTACAGCGGCTTCGACGTGCCCCGCCTCCTCCGCTGCAGTCTGAGCCCCTGCCCCAACACCGTGGACTGCTACATCTCCAAGGCCACGGAGAAGAAGGTCTTCCTCTACATCATGGGCTGCACGTCCATCCTGTGCATCGTGCTGAACGTCTGCGAGACGGTCTACATCGTCTCCAAGCAGTGCTGGAGGTGCTTCAGTAAGCGGTATATCCCCATCGAGGAGAAGACCCGCTGCCACTGCCACCACCCTCCGGCCGGCGTGACCGCCGTGCCGGCACCACAGCTGACATCCCCGCGCAAGGATGAGGGAAGCTTACCTTCGCCACAAGCTGAGAAGGGAGCACCGTAA